The proteins below are encoded in one region of Styela clava chromosome 4, kaStyClav1.hap1.2, whole genome shotgun sequence:
- the LOC144422185 gene encoding uncharacterized protein LOC144422185, whose product MSSLMESAIPWVTEATDRNIMDVYQSTFQCCGRESRKDWIQIDNDRGIVRDWTPQSCCINISDCSLPSENFFTDVSTFAMLGTTTSPVANTPIPFGEYFIETFDRGCNEAIQSWLIIHGLLLLTFAFVLLLLHISWVIWRRNARLPYLFRGCCESYRRNRVQPICLKVNESSTDSNISLVFFENGVKNNSSETMNLSNVSSLENNHVISKMPELPSTSRVQLESRMLTPIDNPPPVMSTINEIKNSPKTWRGRAKISRSSRSLSLKDYFENGGINLRDEARPRPPTPAKMPPQFLKFHKDIVVTFRAPELDFPEPVPTTDTWVTPVQSDAPKVKRSINGDKLSIVSLESLEEW is encoded by the coding sequence AGTACATTTCAATGCTGCGGACGTGAATCCCGCAAGGATTGGATCCAGATCGACAACGATAGGGGTATCGTCCGGGATTGGACACCGCAATCCTGTTGCATCAATATATCAGATTGTTCTTTACCTTCTGAGAACTTTTTTACTGACGTTTCAACATTTGCTATGTTGGGTACTACGACAAGTCCTGTCGCAAATACCCCAATCCCGTTTGGAGAATATTTCATTGAAACTTTTGACAGAGGATGCAATGAGGCCATTCAGTCATGGCTAATTATTCATGGTTTATTGCTATTAACCTTTGCATTCGTGCTACTTCTACTTCATATATCTTGGGTGATTTGGCGTAGAAATGCCCGACTTCCGTATCTTTTCCGTGGATGCTGTGAATCATATAGAAGAAATCGAGTTCAACCAATTTGCCTCAAAGTAAACGAAAGTTCAACGGATTCGAATATCAGTTTGGTGTTTTTCGAAAATGGAGTCAAAAACAACAGCAGTGAGACTATGAACCTTAGCAATGTTTCCAGTTTGGAGAACAATCATGTAATTAGTAAAATGCCTGAATTGCCTTCAACGTCACGAGTGCAACTTGAAAGCAGAATGCTCACTCCAATAGACAATCCACCACCAGTAATGAGTACCATAAACGAAATTAAAAACAGCCCTAAAACTTGGAGAGGAAGGGCCAAAATCAGCCGATCTTCGAGAAGCTTGTCTCTCAAAGATTACTTTGAAAACGGCGGCATAAACTTACGTGATGAGGCTAGGCCACGACCTCCTACACCTGCTAAGATGCCACCCCAGTTCCTGAAGTTTCATAAGGATATCGTCGTCACCTTTAGAGCTCCCGAACTGGATTTCCCTGAACCTGTTCCTACTACAGACACATGGGTAACGCCAGTGCAATCAGACGCTCCAAAAGTTAAACGAAGTATCAATGGTGACAAACTCTCCATTGTTAGCTTGGAGAGTCTTGAGGAATGGTAA